In the genome of Felis catus isolate Fca126 chromosome E1, F.catus_Fca126_mat1.0, whole genome shotgun sequence, the window AGACCGTGCCACGTGACAAGTTGAAAGTGTGAAGAATCCAGTGTTGACACCATCACACTTTCCTCTTGTTTGTCTTGTTCACCACCCATGACTCAGTGCAAGACTGTAGTGTTCCTGAGGTCACAGGCCTGGTTTCTGATTGACCTTGAGATGAAGCAAGAATTTCTAAAACACTGAATGACTCATGAAAGGAGATGTGTACTCATTGTGCTATGGGAAGAATGGTCCAGTGCTTCTGGAAAACAACACAGTGCTTCACTTCGCTTGTAAGAAAATAATCACCAGAGCCACTGCCGTGATATTGTTTAGTAACTCACTTggcttataaaaattttttttaacgtttatttatttttgagacagagagagacagagcatgaacgggggagggtcagagaagagggagacacagaatctgaaacaggcttggctctgagcggtcagcacagagcctgacgtggggctcgaactcatggaccgcgagatcgtgacctgagccgaagtcggacgcttaaccgactgagccacccaggtgccccatcacttgGCTTATAAATCAGAGTCACTTCTAAAGACTCTTACTATGTAAACAGTACTATTTATGagtggagagggaaagggaagaagattAAGTTCCAAGTAGATTCTTATCACACAGCAATTACAAATTTTAGGAGGGTAAGACAAAGGCAGATAAAGCAATCAAAGGAGAAGACTTTTCATAGGACAAAAAGTTCAAATTAAGTGAGGATTTTATTCATATTATGCATTTTGAATGCCCCTCCCTGAGTATGgtcttagaaataaaattgaaattggGATCGCTCTTTCTTCCTAGGTGTTACCATAAGCACTTGTATTGAGTTCTACAAAACacgttgaaaatatttataaaggaacCAGTTATCTTTTCGTAGTAGATACTTTGATCTGTTGGCCGAGGACTTGTTTGCTTATGAAGTGTGAAATTGGCTTCAGAAAAAAACAGGGGAATTAAATGTACTGGTAGCTGATAAAATAACCTTATCTTTTTCAGCCACAGCTAAGGAAAATGGGggtatagaaaataatttatagttgGAAGGTAGTTTAAGGATGACACTATCCAAGGGTTGCTGATGACTCTCAGACCAAGTTTTCTCTAAAGtgtggtttatttaaaaattttttaaaaatgtttattcattttttgagagagagacagagcacaagtgggagaggggcagagagagggagacacagaatctgaagcaggctccaagctctgagctttcagcccagagtctgacatggggctcaaatccatgaaccatgagatcatgaacctgagctgaagtcggatgcccaactgactgaaccacaggTGCCCtgatataatcattttttaatacaCTCCTTGGTCTGCCTAGCTGTGGTCCTTGAAGGCCTTTGAATTTGTCACCCATCATGGTCCTTCAAAGTTTTTGGAAGGCCAGGTTTGTGAAATGATTTCTCTAAAGTTACACAGATAAGAGTGGCAAAGCATAGATAGTACTGTGGTCTTCCTTTGAGTGTAAACACTGATGAGTGACATAGTCTTTTCCAACTCTTATTTCAAACCAGTGAACAGGTAGTAGTAGTTATCAAAACTTCTATCCCATTTAGTGAAATATAATGGGAACTTGCTTGATTTATGGTTTAGTGTATTGTTATTTGGCTTAGAATACATACAGTGACTAAATTGTCAGGAATAGAAATATGTCTGTAAACTCACTGCATTTCTTAactaacaaaaaggaaagaatactAAGAAATTCTGTGTCCTGAAATCATAGACTGTCAGAAACTTTGCTATTTAAAGCCACATCAGTAAGAAGTGAAGATCCCACTATTTCCTGGACAGGATCTTAGTCACCTTAACACAGAGAAGCAACTTCAATATCCAGCCCAGAGGCAGAGTTTCAGATCAGAGGTTTTCAGAAACAACATTCCTCATTTATCTTAACTATGTAGTTTTCAAAGAAAGAGGACTTAAGTCCTTGTGACAGCCCAGTCCTCATGTGAATTGTTGTGTTTTTACTTAAACTCTACCATTCTTCAAAATCCTataaaaatagcttttgtttttgtgggatGCCTCTGGTCCTATGCTGTGTGGTCTCCTTTGCACATTAATAGGCCTAAGCTTTTTGGACAACAAATTGTCCCTAGTCTTTGTCACATGGGCTTTTTTAGTCCTGTTATTTGAATTCCAGATGTTCTGCAAGAGCATAACCACCAGGGTGGGAGTAAGTAAATGTTAATCACAATGGTGATAATTTGTGGGATTTTGTGGTTGGACTGACAGTATGCAATGCTGATGACTTTTTCTGATGGTGAACCACACACCCTCTTCTTCATAGTTTCATGGGTTGTGTTGTTAGGAGCTAGTTTGGGGGCCACTGGATGTtaggaagattttaaaattctgaaaacagaataCCTGTTCCCTGTTCTGCAAAATGACCTTTGAAATATCCTCCAATCGTAAGAGACACAAGGATaggaaagagtgagggagaaagggcagggggaggatggggagacAAAGAGGGATTCAGATCTAAGAGGGCTTAGGGCTAATACCTGTCCTCTGCCAGGGCCAGTCTCCTCAGCTGTAAAAGGGGCTGAGTCTTCTGTCCATGATGTTCTTCATAGGCTAGGTTTATCATAAAACCTGTACAGTgtggaagacaaaagaaatggaTATCATTCATTGAAAAGAGAGAATGTTTTAGATGGAAAAATTCTAGATGATCAGGGAACGGgtggaatttttttctggaatttaacaaatacatatctTTTCTGCCTAATAAATACCGTCTTCCTAAAGCCAGGGAAGACTAACCCAAGTAATGTTACAGCTTAAGTTGTTTGCCTTCTTTGGGTGGTTCAGGGTGGAATGAAAAGTCCATCAGATACATGTATTATCTCCATTGCTCCTGATGCCAAGCCCTTATTCATAAATCCTGTAAGCTAGGGCTCTCTCCTATGCATTAGCCCTTTCATTCTGAGACAGCTTCAATTTGCTGATGgattttttcttccctctttgttATACTTACTAAACCTTAGGAGTGTGCTTTGTTATGTTAGGAAATCTGTTTCTGCCAATGGATGTGGACTGTCTTGAAAAAACAAGAAGCCTTCTCCTCAATCCTCTCCCACTTTCAGTGACATAATATGTCATAAATAGCACATCTTTTGAGCCTGTTTGATACAGTAATGTTCCAGTGTGTAACAAGGACTATCAGTGAATGGTGCTTGGTAAATACTGTGTGCCAGTCACTTTACATACATAAGGTCATTTAACTTTCCTAGCAACCAACATTGGTGAGAATTAACTTTTCCATTTGGCAGATGAAGAAACCTGAAGGTCAGAGAAGTTAAGTTATACTGATGCTGAGGATTCTGCCTTAAGTAAAATATCTACCTTTTAGAGTTCTTGTCATAAAGACAATTGCCTTCTAATTTTGTTTGATTCAATAGAAATCAAGTACCAACCATATTCTAAACATTGAACTCAGTACTGAAGCCATTATAAATTGTGTCCCCTTTGTTGGAGGCAGAAAAATAGATCATCTCAATACAATGCCTTGTGGGGAGGGAGATGAATATCAGATGCTATTGGAACATGTTAGGGACACCTGACctagcctgtgtgtgtgtgtgtgtacgtggaCAGGCATGCCTGTGAGTGCATGAATATGTGCAGGTGTGTTTATGTGGTAGAGGGGTTAGGACAGAACTGTTAGAGAAGACTGAGCTGAATCTTGGAAATGAGTGTTAGGTGGATGAAGAATGTGGAGGGTAGGagtagatgaaaaaaatattccagataAATGCAAGAATATGACAAAAGCAAAGACATAGGGAACTGCTTGGCATGTGCCAGTTACTGTGAGTTCAGTGTTACTTGAAGTGAAACTTAGTGGGGGGTGTCGAGACATGAACGTGGACATCTGGGCAAAGGACAGGCCCTGGAGAACCTTGTGTGCACAGATTTCCTACCCACATAAGCAGTCTGAGGACTAGCCTGGCCATCCTGCATCACCTTCCAAAACTCCATTCCTAGcacctctcccttttctcttctgtcttcctcaccttctccatcttgtcttccttcttccttgtcctccttccttccttcttcctattCCTTGTCTGCTCAGCTATGTACACTAATAAAACAGGCACTACTGAATGAATCAGGTAGCAGGGAGGTTTATGGGAAAAATTAGTTTATTGAAAATAAGTGAGCAGCACATTACAAAGGATGATGAGGAGGGTTTGGGCAGCCTTCAGAGTTCAGGATGGGTTTGCAAAGTCCACTCCAAGGACTTTTAAGAGAGATCTACCATCCATGGTGTCTTCTGCTGATGGAGACACCTGGGTATTTGGCTGAGGGTGGTGATGGACATCTGCTTGTGTATCCAACTGGTAGGATGTAAAAATGGCTATTGTCACCTTATGAAAaatatctccttttctttccactttcttaAAATGCAGAATAGGTGCTTAGGCTACAGTGTGTTGCTATTTAGGGATGGTAGGGGCCTCAGCAGCAGGAGGTCCTGCAGGTGGTGCGGCAGGGGGCAGGCTGGCAGCAGGGGGGGCGGCAGCAGGGCGCCTGCACAGAGatgggctggcagcaggtggaGGCCCAGCAGCAGGGGCGGCAGACCACGGCCGTGCAGGACGTGGGGCAGCAGCTGATGGGGCGGCAGCAGCCCTCCTGCAGGGAGCAGGGGTCACAGCAGACGGGGCGGCGGCAGGGCTCGCAGATGGGGCGCGTGCAGCGGCAGGTGCAGGTCACGGGGCGGCACACGGTGGTCTGGCAGCTCACGGGGCGGCAGCAGCAGGGGTCGCGGCAGCAGCAGGGCTGGCAGCAGCCTCCCCCGCAGCccagggaggagcaggtggagcCGCAGCAGGAGCCGgacatggtggtggtggtgtctgGGGCTGGTTTGGGTCGGAGGGGTGAGAGGATTCGGGTGTTGTCAGGTGTGAatgcctccctcctgctctggcGCCTTTATATACCCTGAGCGGGTGCTGATGACCCCCATGACACAGGTCATTTCTTGTTAATCTTCTGGCCAATTAAGTGAGGATTTAGCATTGAGTAAACCATGTTTGTTAACACTTCACTTTATACACGTTCATGCACACAACCACAAAcattcctttgttttctcatattGTTTATTCTCACCAAATCTAGACATTGGATTCAATTCTGATGAATTTCCTTTTGAAACATTCCTAACtcataagagagaaaagaatgtgttttctaaaCGAGATTAGTATCTAATTACTCTGCCCTTTGGCCTTGAGGTCAGCATTTTATTCCTGGACTTCAAGGACTCAATTACCACCCAAACATGACCTGTCTTATTTTCACTCATGCCCCTGACCGTAACAGGTTAATAGCAGCACTCTTGTGTAGGCCATTCGTGTGAGCTGTGGACTCACCACAACTCTGGGAGAGGCAGGTTTGTAGTTTTCAGATGAGGGGGGAACCACATGGCACCCTGGACCCGTGGTTTGGTTGCTCTTCCCCAGTAGGATCTGGGCTGTCCTGCCCTGGTTGTTGTTTCCCTATTCTCTTGGAATGCCTTCATCTTCCTTCCAAACCAAACTCAACTTCTACCGTGACTGTAAAATTTTCATCAAGGATCCACTGCAATTTTTATCTTCGTAATAATTTATTCAGAATTAATCATTGCATGTGTAGATTCTGGGAAGGGACTATAGAGAATATATAGCCCTATCCCCTCATCTTACAGGAGGGGTCATGTGGATTCACACAGTCACAATGGGGTCTAGGTCTCCTCATTCCTCAGTAAGCAGCCTCTACCATGAGTATTATGTTTATCAGGTTCAATAGACCGTAGCCTTCAGACAGAAGAGAGAACATCTCAAGCATTCCCCCTACCCCATTTTTATCTCAAGTCTTTAAAGTGAGTTAGCATTGTTAAAAGTGATACTGGAAGAGAATTAGGGAAATGTCTTGTCCCAATGACAGATACTTCGAAAGGGACTTGGGACTTGCGTGCTGGGTAAGATCTTTGTACCAGTGCAGAGGTTTCTCTGAGGACTGATCAACAGAGCTTGGCTTATTGGTGGATAGGAGTGTGAGGGTTGCCTGTTCCCAGGATGTTCTAAGTATAGTCTAGTTTCCTTTGGTAATACATTGTGGCACTGTGAGATAACGTGCTTGCCTaattccttttattgtttttcatttgtacttCACCCCATACCTTAGCCTTTGTGATGAGTTCCATGAATTTATTCTTACTTAGTGGAGTAGAACTGTACTTTTCCTTTGGATTTGAGGGGGAAGAAGAATTCTGTCCAGTCAACCCTACTTACTTTCTTTGAGcactaaatgaaagaaagggCCAAGAACTTGCAAACCACCAATCAAATGTCCTAAAATTACTATCTTGAGCTTAAAGGGGgaggctttttgttgttttcatgggagaattagttttatttttgcttcagtgATATCATGGAAGATATCATCAATGCTGAATTAGATGAAATTCATTCTCTATATCTCTTCATCCCAAGATTCCCTCTTGGCTCCTTTTACAATAGTTGATTTTTAGTGTGCAGACTAGGTAATTGAGATAATGTGGCTAGAATTACATGCAAGCTAGTTTCCCATTGCCACCATGGTTGAATTAGTCAGCTATGATGCATAACAAGCAACCACAAGCTCTCAGAACAtacaataacaaatatttatttcttggtcACATGTCTGCAGGTCAGTTGGGTTTTGGTGGATTACGGCTGGTCTTGGCTCCAGCAGCGAGTTGGTTTGGGACTTCCTTCTGAATtagagttgccagatttagcaaataaaaatacaggtgCCCGGTTAAAAttggatttcagataaacaaatatATCTTTAGTATAAGCATGTCTGAGTATGCATGGGGCattcttacattaaaaatttactgttatttaactgaaattctgatttaatgAGGTGTCTTGTATTTTAATTGGCAACCCTATTTCTAATGGCAGAAGCACAAGGGAGCAATCCAGTCATGCAGGCATATTTAAAGTCTTTGCTTGGATCATGTCCTCtaacatcccattggccaaagcaagttacaTGGTGAATTCCAAGTCACAGGGTGCGAGAGTGGGAGAGGATACTTCTCccagaggggtgggaaggggaagagagtaaATATTAATGAAGAATGATCTAATCTTCCAGAgttgtaaataaattattttagtaatcttTGTTGTGAAGCTTGGACAAAGATTGTAGAAAGCCAAATTAGATTATGGTTACTGCATTTCCATTCATTTGAGTAAatttacttctcttcctccttcccttcctggtcaaccaggaaatttcattgatttaaaaagaGACCTCcttatctacatatttaatgcaatccctatcaaaataccagcagcatttttcacagaactataacaaacaatcttaaaatttgtatgtaaccacaaaagaccccaaatagccaaagcaatcttgaaaaagcaaagcaaagctggagacatcacaattctggacttcaagttatattgcaaagctgtaataatcaaaatggcatggtattggcacaaaaatcgacacataggtcaataggacagaatagaaaatccagaagtaaacccacaatgatatggtcaattaatcttcaacaatgcacgaaagaatatccaatggggaaaagacagtctgttcaacaaacggtgttgggaaaactggacaacaacatggaaaagaatgaaactgaacttttttcttacaccatacatgaaaataaattcagaatggatttaaagacctaaaagtgag includes:
- the LOC101085845 gene encoding keratin-associated protein 2-3, with product MSGSCCGSTCSSLGCGGGCCQPCCCRDPCCCRPVSCQTTVCRPVTCTCRCTRPICEPCRRPVCCDPCSLQEGCCRPISCCPTSCTAVVCRPCCWASTCCQPISVQAPCCRPPCCQPAPCRTTCRTSCC